Genomic window (Sphingobacteriales bacterium):
TAAACTCATCTACGCTGTTTTTCAACACAATATTCATTACACCTGCAATGGCATCAGAGCCGTATTGAGCCGAAGCACCATCGCGCAAAATTTCTATGCGCTCGATAGCCGCCGCCGGAATGGTATTGAGGTCAGTGCCGGTATTGCCGCGCCCGCGTGTGCCGTAAATGTTGATGAGCGAAGACTGATGGCGGCGTTTTCCGTTTACCAATACCAACGTTTGGTCGGGTCCCAACCCGCGCAGCGTAGCGGGGTCAATATGGTCGGAGCCATCGGAGCCGCTTTGGCGGTTACTGTTGAAAGACGGTGCTACATATTGCAGCAATTGGTTGAGGTCGGGTTGCCCCACATTGGCAGCCACCTGACTTACGGGAATAATGTCGATAGGAAGCGGTGTTTCGGTAGCAGAACGATTGATGGCACGCGTACCGACCACTTCAATACCCGACAAACTCACGGTGTTTTCTTGTAAAATGATATTTACAGAGTTGTTGTCACCGGCAGGAATGGCTTCGGTGCTCAAGTATCCAATCATACTGAACACCAACACCGGCTTGTTGTGCCTGCACTTCAGGGTATAAGCACCATCGAAGTCGGTGGTAGTGCCGTTGGTGCTGCCTTTTTCCAGCACTGTAACGCCCACCAAAGGCTCGCCCGCCACATCGGATACCGTACCGCTAATAACAGACTGAGCGTGTGCATACAGCACAAAAAACAAAGATAGAAATAGAGTAATACTACCTCTCATAGGTAAAAAATTAAGATGAGTTAAGTAAATAAATAAATTATCGGCATTAAGTTAGTGAGTTTTTTTATACAGTGTTTATGTCATATATAAAAATATAGTATTGAGCACATTTTAAAAAGAATCAGCGATTTAAAAGAGGCGATAATTTTTAGTCTCTAATATTGATTTATATTTTTTAGATGCAGGTCAATCTCGGTATAGCGACCCATATTATTTTAAACACAGATGCGTAAAAATTGTGTGTATTTATATTATTTTTGTGGGAGTAAGTTTTTTATACATTAGTTGGTAAATGAAAAAAACAGGGTTCTAGCAAGCCTACAAATAACAAAAATACACAAAGGCAGCCCATTTTTAAGGATAACTTTACCCATATACCGACAAATATTCGTTAATTTGACGGATTATTTTAAGATAATAAATGAGTGATAAAACGATACATATTGACGACCACGACAGCGAAGCGGATACTTGCCGAAAGGAAGTGTTGCCTAAACTGTATGACAGCCAATGGACTGACGATTTAATACTTGAACAACGGACTTTTACGGACGGTAAAATCATTGTGATTGGAAGAATAGCAAGAAGAAAAAAAGCGAAACGCTTTGACTACTTGCTACGCTATTCACAAAACTTTCCGATTGCAATTGTAGAAGCAAAGAAAAATTATAAGTCGGCTGCTGACGGCATCCAACAAGCCAAAGACTATGCTCAAATACTCGGACTTAAATTTGCCTACTCTACCAATGGAGCAGAAATTTTAGAATTTGACTTTATCACTGGACTTGAAACCAAAATTTCAAATTATCCAACACCAACAGAACTTTGGAATAGATTAAACCAAGCCGAACCAATAAAGCCTGAAGTTCAAGAAACATTTTTAAAACCATTTTTTGCCACAAGTGGCAAAGAGGTTAGATATTATCAACGAATAGCGATTAACCGAGCAATTAAGGCAGTTTTGGAAGGAAAGAAAAGAGCCTTATTAACTCTTGCAACTGGAACAGGAAAAACAACAATTGCATTTCAAATCATTTATAAACTTTGGAATAACCGATGGAACACAAAAGGCGAACACCGCAGACCAAAAATATTATTTCTTGCCGACAGAAGTATTTTAGTTTCTGACCCACACGCCAAAGACTTTGCAGTTTTTGGTGATGCAAGATGTTTAGTTCCCGAAGAAGGATTACCAAGTAGCAGGGAAGTTTATTTTTCTACTTACCAATCGTTGGCTGAGGACAGCAACAGAACAGGAGCATTCAGAAAATTACCAAGAGACTTTTTTGACTTGATTTTAATTGCTGAGTGCCACAGAGGAAGTGCAACTGACGACAGCAATTGGAGAGCAGTTTTAGATTACTTCAATACTTCTGTTCAAATTGGCTTAACTGCTACGCCATTAAGAGACGACAACAAAGATACTTACGCATATTTCGGAAATCCGCTTTACATCTACAGTTTAAAACAAGGAATTGAGGACGGATTTTTAGCTCCTTATTTGGTTCATCGTGTAGTTACTGAAACGGATGCAACAGGATTTAGACCCGAAGATGGACAACTGGACGATAACGGAGAATTAATTCCTGACGGCATTTATACAACTCCCGATTTTGAAAATACACTTTCCTATTTGCCAAGAACAAAAGCAGTTGTAAAGCATCTTTACATCTTTATGGTGAAATATGGAAGGTTTGATAAAACGATTGTGTTTTGTGTAAACCAAGAACACGCTGACCAATTCCGCAGAGAAATAAGCAACTTAAATGCCAACTTAGTTCAGCAATATCCCGACTATGTTGTTCGCATAGTTTCAGAAGAAGGAGACATTGGAAAAGGGCATTTAGGCAGGTTTATGGATATTGACGAACCAATTCCAGTAATCGTAACCACTTCAAAATTATTGAGCACGGGTGTTGATGTTCCAACTTGCAAAAACATTGTTATTTTCAGAACAATCAACTCAATGACCGAATTTAAACAGATTGTTGGACGAGGCACAAGAGTAAGAGAAGATAAAGAAAAATTGTTCTTCACCATTTTGGATTATACAGGAAGTGCAACGAGAAATTTTGCCGACCCTGACTTTGACGGAGAACCACCACTAATTACCGAAGATGAAATTGACGGAGACGGAAATATTATTGACGGTGATGAATGGTTACCAGACCCACCAACAGACGAGCCTGACAATACAAACGAACCACCAACAGGCGGTGGCGGTGGCGAGCCAAGAAGAAAATATTATATCAGTGAAGGAACAGTTTCAATTGTTGCCGAAATCGTTCAGATTTTAGATGCCAACGGCAAACTAAGAACAATTCAATTTACACAATACGCAAAGGAACAGATTACAACGATGTTTCCTTCAATGAATGATTTCCGTAGCAAGTGGAATGACTTACAAGAACGCCAACACATTTTAGATGAATTGGAAAACAACGGAATTTCTATTGACCAATTAATGGAAATAACCAAACAACAAGATGTTGACCCGTTTGACTTGCTATGCTTTGTTGCCTTTGACTTAAAACCATTGACAAGAAAACAGCGAGCCGATTTATTGAAGAAAAACAAACCTGACTTTTTTGCTCATTACAGCGAAAGAGCCAAAGAAGTTTTGAATTTGATTTTAGAAAAGTATGTTGACTACGGTTTAAATCAAATCAGACCTGACATAATATCGGTTGAACCCATTGCACAGCAAGGCAACCCGATAGAAATAGTAAATGAATTTGGTGGAATAGACGAATTCAAAAGAGCAATTGAAGAATTACAAACCCTGCTTTATGCAGCTTAAATTGTCAGAATCAGAATATTTAGAATTAGAGAATTTTCAAAATTCATACAGAGTGAAAATTAACAAAATGGAAAAAGATGAATTAACATATAAAATAATTGGTTGTGCAATAAAGGTACATAACACATTGGGCAATGGATTTCAAGAGGTTATTTACCAGAGGTGTCTTGCGATTGAATTAGAAAAAGCAGGTTTAGGATTTGGTAGAGAAGTGGAACAAACCATTTTTTATGAAGACATAGAAGTAGGAACAAGAAGAGCAGATTTTGTGGTAGAAAACAAAGTAATTGTTGAGTTAAAAGCTGTAATAAATTTGGAAGATGTGCATCTAGCACAAGCTAAAAAATTATGTAGTTGCTTATGATTTTGCAAAAGGACTATTAATCAATTTTGGTGCAATAAGTTTACAATACAAATTAGTTTTTAATCCAAAATATAACACAAAAAGTAATTCCGAAAATTCTAAAATCTTATAAATTCTGATGCAGACGAAAAAAGAAAAAGCACCAAAGAAAGCAGCGAAACCAGTTGTCATTGAAACACCTGCACAACGTTTAAGTGGCATTATAAAAACGTGCAGAAACATTATGCGCAAGGACAAAGGAATGAACGGTGATGGAGACCGTTTGCCAATGTTGACTTGGATAATGTTTTTAAAATTCTTGGACGACAACGAAAACTTACAAGAAGTAAATGCACAATTGGAAGGAAAGAAATATAAATCAGCCATTGCAGAACCTTACCGTTGGAGAGATTGGGCGAAAGACAAAAATTTGACAGGTGATGATTTATTGGCTTTTGTAAACAACGAGAAAGTAAAACTTGCAGACGGAAAAGAAAGAACAGGTTTATTCTACTATTTACGAGCCTTGCAAAGTGAAACTGGAGCGGAACGTAAAGACGTAATTGCAACCGTGTTTAAAGGCGTTACCAACCGAATGATAAACGGTTATTTGCTACGTGACATCATCAACAAAATTGATGAAATCCATTTTACAAGCAACGAAGAACTAAATTCACTTTCACATTTATATGAAAGCATTTTAAAGGAAATGAGAGATGCCAGCGGTGATGCAGGTGAATTTTATACGCCTCGTCCTGTTGTGAAATTTATGGTTGAAATGCTTGACCCCAAAATTGGCGAAACGGTTTTAGACCCAGCTTGCGGAACAGGTGGTTTCTTGGTAGAAGCATTTGAGCATTTAAAGAAACAAGCCAAAACCGTTGAGCATAAAAAACTACTACAAGAGCAGTCAATTATTGGTGGCGAAGCAAAGCCACTTCCCTATTTGCTTTCGCAAATGAACTTGTTGCTTCACGGATTGAACTATCCCAAAATTGATAGCGGTAACAGTTTGCGTTTTCCTTTAAAAGATATTGGCGACAGTGAAAGAGTTGATATTGTATTAGCCAATCCACCATTTGGAGGCGAAGAAGAAAAAGGAATTTTAAACAACTTTCCTGACGACAAACAAACCACCGAAACCGCTTTACTCTTTTTGCAATTGATTATGCGAAAACTTAAACGTAAAAAGCCAATGCAAGATGGCGGTAGAGCCGCCATTGTTGTGCCTCACGGAACTTTGTTTGCCGATGGTATTGCAGCAAGAGTGAAGAAGCAATTAGTTGAAGATTTTAATTTGCACACTATTGTAAGATTAGGCGAAGGAATTTTTGCTCCCTATACAGACATACCTTGCAACCTTTTATTCTTTCAGCAAGGCGAACCGACTAAACACATTTGGTATTATGAATTGTTGCCACCTGCTGATAAAAAGAAATACAGCAAAACAAGACCCATACAATTAGAAGAATTTGACGAGCTAAAAAAATGGTGGAACAAGCGAATAGAGAATGATAATGCTTGGAAAGTTAGCGTTGAAAAAGTTGTTCAAACTGATGAAAATGGGAAACTAATTAATGTCAATCTTGACGAAAAAAACCCAAACAAAAAAAGTGATTTTGAATACAAAGCCCCAGTGGAAATAATGAGTTCAATTCTTTTAAAAGAAAGACGAATTGTCAGTTTAATGGAAGAAATTGAAAACGTCTTAACTGCAAATATTGAAGCAAAATGAGAAATATTAGTCAATATCGTTTAAGTGAATTGCTAATACCTAAACAGTTAATGTTTAACGTGAAGCCTTTTGATACATATAAGCAAATAAAATTGAGAATAAAACATCAAGGTGTTGAGTTAAGATGTTTAAAAAAAGGAAGTGAAATCGGCTCGAAACAATACTTAGCTAAAACGGGGCAATTCATTATTTCAAAGATTGATGCAAGAAATGGGGCTATGGGGATTATACCTGATAGCTTAGATAATGCTATCGTTACAGGTGATTTCTTACTTTATGATTTTAATACAAAACTTATAATTCCCCAATACTTCAGCTATATATCACAAACTCCATTCTTTGATAATTCTTGTAAAATTTGTTCAGAAGGTTCTACAAATCGGGTAAGATTAAAATTAGACCGATTTTTAAATTTATCAATTGAATTACCACCAATACAAACACAAGAAAAAGTGGTCTTAAAAATTGAGAAGGTAAAATCAAGATTGGATGAAATTCAATCATTAAGAGAAGAACAAACCAAAGACATAAACAATTTACTATTCAGCAAATACACTGACCTGATAGAAAGTGCTGATTGGTTGCCAATGAAAGAAGTTGCACCAATCCACAGAAGACAGGTTGAAGTAAATCCAGAAGAAACTTATTATGAAATTGGAGTTAGAAGTTTTGGAAGAGGCTTATTTGAAAATCCGAGTTTTAAAGGCTCTGACTTGACTTGGCAAAAGCCTTTTTGGATGAGAGAAGGAGATTTGCTTTTCAGCAATATAAAGGCTTGGGAAGGTGCAGTTGGTTTAATACCTGCAAAATATGATGGTTGGGTTGGCTCACATCGTTACATAACTTGTTTGCCGAATTTAGAAATTATTGACCCTGAATTTCTTTATTACTATTTCAGAACTTTTGAAGGAGTGGAAAAATTAAGTTCCGCATCGCCTGGAACAGTTGACAGAAACAGAACTTTAAATAATAAACTATTACAACAAATTGAAATTCCAGCTCCTTCCCTTGGACTGCAAAGAGAATTTGTTGAACTACTCGAAAAAACAAACGCAATAAAAGAGCATCATAAACAAACCGAACAAGATTTAACCGAAATTATGCCGAGTTTGTTGGACAAGGCTTTTAAAGGGGAATTGTAAATACGGCAGATATTCTTTTCCATAAAAGCCATTGACAATACTTACACAAAATTTGTAGTAAAAAAAATGCCCGAACCTCACTATTTTCACGCTGCTGTCGCCGTTAATTGCTGCTTGTTTGCCTTTGATGGAAAAGACCTCTTGCTGCTGCTCATTCAACGCCAGCAGGAGCCTTTCTGCTACGAGGCGGATATCCCCTCGGTATTGCTCGCCGAACACGAAGAGTTAGAAACGGCTTTGGGCAAGCTGCTGCACGAAGTATGTGGGGTGCGCTATCCTTTTTTTCGCCAGCTCCAAACCTTCGGCTCCGTACAACGCCACCCGCAGGGTAGGGTGCTGTCGGTGGCTTATTGGGCACTGATGCGCTACACCGATTTTTCGCCTACCGCCTCCGAGTTGGGGCAGTCTGCCGACTGGTACGCCATTGATGCCATCCCCGATTTGCCCTTCGACCACAGCGACATCGCCAAAAATGCCGTTGCCGTTTTGCGGGAGCAGCTGCGCACACAGCCCTACGCCTTCGAACTGCTACCCGACGAATTTGCACTGCCCGATTTGCAAAATCTCTACGAACAACTCCTCATTGCCGATTTGGACAAGCGCAATTTTCGGCGCAAACTGATGTATATGGATTTTATTGAAGAAACCGAATCGGTGCGGCAGTTGGGCATACACCGTCCGGCGCGTTTGTACCGCTTCAACGAACAAACATACCGCCACGCTGTAGCCAACGGATTTCGGTTTAGTATTTAATTTTAAAAAAAAATAGTATGTTCTAACAGCAATATACAATGAACAACAACAACAACAATAACTACTACGCCATTATTGTAGCCGGCGGCAAAGGGGAGCGTATGCAGAGCCAATTGCCCAAACAGTTTTTGAAATTAGGCGATAAAACTATATTGGAACATACGATTAGTTCTTTTGCGGCTTTTTTGCCTGTGGAGCATATTGTGGTGGTGATGCACGAAATGTATTTGGAATATTGGAACAAATGCGTGGAAGAAAATAAGTGGAAAATATTCGGTAGTGTAGCGGGCGGTGCTACGCGCTTTCATTCGGTGCAAAACGGATTGGCACATTTGCAGCAATACGCCCCCGACTCTGCCATTGTGGGCATACACGATGCCGTGCGCCCTTTCGCCGACCGCGAGTTGCTGCAACGATGCTACGAAGCCGCCGCCCTGCGAGGAGCAGCTATTCCGGTAGTGCCGCTCAACGATTCGTTGCGCCGCCTCCGAAACAATCAGGGCGACAGCGAGCCGGTGAACCGCGCCGCTTATGTAGCCGTACAAACGCCGCAATGTTTTCGTTTTTCTGTGTTACAGGCTGCCTATATTCAGGATTTTCGTGAAGTATTTACCGATGATGCTTCGGTGGTGGAGGCTTATGGGCAGGCGATTATTTTGGTGGCAGGGCAAAATAACAATATCAAACTCACCACACCGCCGGATTTTGCCTATGCGCAATGGCTATATGAACAACAACAGCCCCGTTGATTGAGTTTTTTTTAAAAGTCAAATTTATAGCCGATACCTTTTACTGTTTTGATATAGTCTTCGCCAATTTTTTCGCGCAGTTTGCGGATATGCACATCAATAGTGCGCTCGCCCACGATGAGGTCTGCTCCCCACACCCGCGAAAAAATTTCGCTGCGCATAAATACTTTGCCGGGTTTGGAAGAAAGAAGCTGGAGCAGTTCAAACTCTTTTTGCCAACACACAAAGTTGGTCGCCGCGATATATCTCCATTTTTTCGGCATCAATGCTCAAATCTCCGAATTGCTGGCGTGTGGTTTCTGTTTCGGGAGCAGCAGCGGAATGGCGGCGCAAAAGAGCTTTGAGGCGGCTGATGAGTACGCGCAAACGCACCGGCTTTGAAATATAGTCATCTCCGCCGGCATCAAAACCCGCAATTTGGGAATAATCCTCGTTGCGGGCTGTAAGAAACACAATCAGTGTATTATCAAACTGAGGCAGTGCGCGGAGTTCTTTGCATACTTCTATACCGTCTAATTGCGGCATCATAATATCCAAAATAATCAGTTCCGGCAATTCTTTTTTAGCAATAGCGATGCCCATAGCACCGTCAGAAGCCGTAGATACTTCGTAGCCTTCTTTTTGCAGATTGTAGGATATAAAATTTAATATATCCGGCTCATCATCTACTACTAAAATTTTAATTTTTTCCGACATATTTTTATAATAAAATACTTTTCAATCATGCAAAAGTACCAACAAAACCGATATGAAAAATATAAGTTATTCCTTTGTTTTAGGTTCTCTGCTTTACTTTACATACTCCTCCCATAAAAATACCCCGTGATTCGGCAGCAAAGGTGCTGTTTCAGTATTAATTCAATATTAAGCTAAAATTAAATTTATAAATACTTCGATAGAATACTTCCTATAAGTGCACTTAATTTTTTTGCATTCCAAAAAAAAATGTTCATTTTGTCAATATATTGCTCTTGTTGGCGTTTATCTCAAAAATATTATTTCATAATTTATGATAAAAGAGGCTTTTGTAGGTTTTTGCTCGCAAAAAACAACGATAAACGGTATAACCTGTCGTATTCTGATGGTAATGCTGCTGTGGTGGTTCAGTGGCAGTGGTGTGATGGCACAAAGCATCAGTTTGAAAAAAGCACCGGCGGCGGCACGGCTCTCCATTGACGACCCCGCCACACAGATTGACCCCACCGATTTTGACGCATTGCGTTTGGAACGATTAATAGAGGAGGAAGTAAACCGTATTCGCAGACAAAAAAACAAACCCGAACTCTACAATGACGGGCTATTGCAGGAGGCGGCATATATACAGGCTGCCTATTGCGCCGAACAGCGCAAACTTACGCACAGCCAGCGGTCAAAACGCTACGATACGCTGGGTGAGCGCGTAGTAACAGCGGGTGGCACAGAAGACGATTATCAACTGCTGGGCGAAAATCTGGCTTTTAACGGTTTTACAATCCTTACAGAAGGAAAGCGCATCACTTTAATTGCGCCCACTTACGAAGAAATTGCAAAAGAAATGGTAGCCGGTTGGATGGACTCCAAAGGACACCGCGAAAATTTACTCAACAAAAAATTTACGCATGCAGGTATTTCTGTGGTATATGACGATGCATTGAAAGGTATCGTAGGCGCACAAGTATTCGGGAAGCCGATATTGCCAAATGAACCCTGATTTTTCTTAACGAGTAAGCCCTAAACGTACCGTAAAAAAGCGGAAAAACAACAAAATATATAGAAATAAACTCTCTCTGCCACTCAAAACGGATTGGTACTCGTCCATACGCTCGCTGTAGAGGTCGGGGTGTACATAGTTAAAGATTTTGTCTTTTTTTGCAAAATTATGCTGCACCGTATTTTTTATCACCAAATACATATTCTGACGATACCACCACCATATTTTTTTATTATCCCAAAAATGATGGCGTAATACATCATATACTTCGTAGTCGTGCTCACGAAATAGGCTTTGCCAATAGGCTATCCATTGCTCGTTGAGGTGATTTTGACCGAGTTGTTTGGGTATGGCTGCCGAAAACAGAATCACATCGCTCAAATCCACCACACTTTTTACGAATGTGGGGGCGTTTTTTTCTGAAATGTGCTCGGCTACTTCCAAAGTTACCGCCAAATCGTAGCGTTTGGGGAGTTGCAGAGGTTTTTCGAGGTCGGCGATATATACTTCTTCGGGGGCAATGTATAGGAGTTGTTTTTGTGTCCATTCCCCCTCAATACCCAAAATTTCAACACCTTGCTCCTTAAATACTTTCAAAAAACTTCCGGTGCCGCAACCTACATCTACCACACTTTTGGGCTGCAGCAAATGTACAATATAAGGAACTATCTCTGCTGCATCTGCCGGATTATGATATTTGCGCGAGTGTCTGTATCGCTTTTTGCCATACAGAAGCCTGTCGCTCACTTTCTTTAAAAACTCCATTGTTTTTTTTGATTGATTACTTTTTTTCTACAGTGTGTGTATAAAATAAAATCTTTTGTAATTGAAATGCAATAATAAAATCAAACAACGATTGGTTGTAGTTTTTATCATTTTTAATTTTTGAAATAAAATAAAAATGTAGCAAGTTGGTCTTTTAAATTGCGGCGGTCAATGACCATATCCAAAAAACCGTTTTCCAATACAAACTCCGCCTTCTGAAAGCCGTCGGGCAATTCTTTTCTGATGGTTTCGCGGATAACGCGGGGTCCGGCAAAGCCTATCAAAGCTCCTTTTTCTGCCAGATTCAAATCGCCGAGCATTGCAAAAGAAGCCGTAACGCCGCCGGTAGTGGGGTCGGTCATCAAAGAAATATAGGGCAAATGCGCTTTGGCGAGTTTGCTTAATTTAGCGGCTGTTTTTGCCATTTGCATCAGCGAAAACGCCGACTCCATCATACGCGCCCCGCCCGATTTGGAAATAATCATCAAAGGTATATGGTATTGTATGGAATAGTCAATGGCACGCGAAATTTTTTCGCCCATCACCGAACCCATCGAACCGCCTATAAAGGTGAAATCCATACAACAAAGAACGCAGGGCAAACTTTCCACACTGCCCACACCCACGCGCATGGCATCTTTAAGCCCTGTTTTTTCTTGTGCTGCCTTGAGGCGGTTTTTATAGCTTTTTAAATCCGAAAATTCCAAAATATCCACCGGAGCTAAGGTGGAAAATAATTCTTCAAACTGTGCATTGTCAAACAACAGTTCAAAATAATTTTGTGATTTTACGGGATTGTGGTAAGCGCACGAAGGACACACATAAGCGTTGTCGCGCAATTCTTTTTGTGTGCCGGTATATTTACAATGTTCGCACTTATACCATAAGCCGTCCGGCACTTCCTTTTTTTCGGCGGTGCGCGTGACAATACCTTTTTTTATACGGTCAAACCAAGACATTTTGAACAGAAAGATGGGGCTGTGTAAAAATTCAGGCGCAAATTTATTGAAGTTCGTGTAGAATGTAAAATTTAATCCTCATTAAAAATGTGCTACCGAGCAAAGAATGTACGAAAAACAAACATCAGGGCACTAAAATACGCAAAGATTGTGGTATTATTTCAAATGTAACCGGCGTTTGCCCAACCACTTCGCCGTCCAACTGCACATATATGGGTTTGGGGCTGCTGATAAGAATACGCTTGGCTTCGTAGGTGCTGACGCGCGGATGCTTGATAAAAGTGCCGTTGTACAATGCCGATAATTGGCGTACCACATCTAATTTGAGCATATTCTGTATGAGTGTCACATAGAGCAAACCGTCATCAATTTCGGCGTGGGGGCATATTTTCATACCGCCGCCGAAATATTTGCCGTTGCCGACTGCCAAAGTAAAAATTTTGGTGGCAATGCGGCTGCCTTGGGGTGGGTCTATCGCCACTGCCACCGGCTGATTGCGATAGCTGAACAAGCCCTGCAACACCGACAACAAATAAGACAACTGCCCCATATTTTTGTTTTTACTTAAATAAT
Coding sequences:
- a CDS encoding NUDIX hydrolase yields the protein MPEPHYFHAAVAVNCCLFAFDGKDLLLLLIQRQQEPFCYEADIPSVLLAEHEELETALGKLLHEVCGVRYPFFRQLQTFGSVQRHPQGRVLSVAYWALMRYTDFSPTASELGQSADWYAIDAIPDLPFDHSDIAKNAVAVLREQLRTQPYAFELLPDEFALPDLQNLYEQLLIADLDKRNFRRKLMYMDFIEETESVRQLGIHRPARLYRFNEQTYRHAVANGFRFSI
- a CDS encoding acetyl-CoA carboxylase carboxyltransferase subunit beta, with translation MSWFDRIKKGIVTRTAEKKEVPDGLWYKCEHCKYTGTQKELRDNAYVCPSCAYHNPVKSQNYFELLFDNAQFEELFSTLAPVDILEFSDLKSYKNRLKAAQEKTGLKDAMRVGVGSVESLPCVLCCMDFTFIGGSMGSVMGEKISRAIDYSIQYHIPLMIISKSGGARMMESAFSLMQMAKTAAKLSKLAKAHLPYISLMTDPTTGGVTASFAMLGDLNLAEKGALIGFAGPRVIRETIRKELPDGFQKAEFVLENGFLDMVIDRRNLKDQLATFLFYFKN
- a CDS encoding methyltransferase domain-containing protein, encoding MEFLKKVSDRLLYGKKRYRHSRKYHNPADAAEIVPYIVHLLQPKSVVDVGCGTGSFLKVFKEQGVEILGIEGEWTQKQLLYIAPEEVYIADLEKPLQLPKRYDLAVTLEVAEHISEKNAPTFVKSVVDLSDVILFSAAIPKQLGQNHLNEQWIAYWQSLFREHDYEVYDVLRHHFWDNKKIWWWYRQNMYLVIKNTVQHNFAKKDKIFNYVHPDLYSERMDEYQSVLSGRESLFLYILLFFRFFTVRLGLTR
- a CDS encoding N-6 DNA methylase; translation: MQTKKEKAPKKAAKPVVIETPAQRLSGIIKTCRNIMRKDKGMNGDGDRLPMLTWIMFLKFLDDNENLQEVNAQLEGKKYKSAIAEPYRWRDWAKDKNLTGDDLLAFVNNEKVKLADGKERTGLFYYLRALQSETGAERKDVIATVFKGVTNRMINGYLLRDIINKIDEIHFTSNEELNSLSHLYESILKEMRDASGDAGEFYTPRPVVKFMVEMLDPKIGETVLDPACGTGGFLVEAFEHLKKQAKTVEHKKLLQEQSIIGGEAKPLPYLLSQMNLLLHGLNYPKIDSGNSLRFPLKDIGDSERVDIVLANPPFGGEEEKGILNNFPDDKQTTETALLFLQLIMRKLKRKKPMQDGGRAAIVVPHGTLFADGIAARVKKQLVEDFNLHTIVRLGEGIFAPYTDIPCNLLFFQQGEPTKHIWYYELLPPADKKKYSKTRPIQLEEFDELKKWWNKRIENDNAWKVSVEKVVQTDENGKLINVNLDEKNPNKKSDFEYKAPVEIMSSILLKERRIVSLMEEIENVLTANIEAK
- a CDS encoding 2-C-methyl-D-erythritol 4-phosphate cytidylyltransferase, whose translation is MNNNNNNNYYAIIVAGGKGERMQSQLPKQFLKLGDKTILEHTISSFAAFLPVEHIVVVMHEMYLEYWNKCVEENKWKIFGSVAGGATRFHSVQNGLAHLQQYAPDSAIVGIHDAVRPFADRELLQRCYEAAALRGAAIPVVPLNDSLRRLRNNQGDSEPVNRAAYVAVQTPQCFRFSVLQAAYIQDFREVFTDDASVVEAYGQAIILVAGQNNNIKLTTPPDFAYAQWLYEQQQPR
- a CDS encoding restriction endonuclease subunit S, giving the protein MRNISQYRLSELLIPKQLMFNVKPFDTYKQIKLRIKHQGVELRCLKKGSEIGSKQYLAKTGQFIISKIDARNGAMGIIPDSLDNAIVTGDFLLYDFNTKLIIPQYFSYISQTPFFDNSCKICSEGSTNRVRLKLDRFLNLSIELPPIQTQEKVVLKIEKVKSRLDEIQSLREEQTKDINNLLFSKYTDLIESADWLPMKEVAPIHRRQVEVNPEETYYEIGVRSFGRGLFENPSFKGSDLTWQKPFWMREGDLLFSNIKAWEGAVGLIPAKYDGWVGSHRYITCLPNLEIIDPEFLYYYFRTFEGVEKLSSASPGTVDRNRTLNNKLLQQIEIPAPSLGLQREFVELLEKTNAIKEHHKQTEQDLTEIMPSLLDKAFKGEL
- a CDS encoding DEAD/DEAH box helicase family protein, which codes for MSDKTIHIDDHDSEADTCRKEVLPKLYDSQWTDDLILEQRTFTDGKIIVIGRIARRKKAKRFDYLLRYSQNFPIAIVEAKKNYKSAADGIQQAKDYAQILGLKFAYSTNGAEILEFDFITGLETKISNYPTPTELWNRLNQAEPIKPEVQETFLKPFFATSGKEVRYYQRIAINRAIKAVLEGKKRALLTLATGTGKTTIAFQIIYKLWNNRWNTKGEHRRPKILFLADRSILVSDPHAKDFAVFGDARCLVPEEGLPSSREVYFSTYQSLAEDSNRTGAFRKLPRDFFDLILIAECHRGSATDDSNWRAVLDYFNTSVQIGLTATPLRDDNKDTYAYFGNPLYIYSLKQGIEDGFLAPYLVHRVVTETDATGFRPEDGQLDDNGELIPDGIYTTPDFENTLSYLPRTKAVVKHLYIFMVKYGRFDKTIVFCVNQEHADQFRREISNLNANLVQQYPDYVVRIVSEEGDIGKGHLGRFMDIDEPIPVIVTTSKLLSTGVDVPTCKNIVIFRTINSMTEFKQIVGRGTRVREDKEKLFFTILDYTGSATRNFADPDFDGEPPLITEDEIDGDGNIIDGDEWLPDPPTDEPDNTNEPPTGGGGGEPRRKYYISEGTVSIVAEIVQILDANGKLRTIQFTQYAKEQITTMFPSMNDFRSKWNDLQERQHILDELENNGISIDQLMEITKQQDVDPFDLLCFVAFDLKPLTRKQRADLLKKNKPDFFAHYSERAKEVLNLILEKYVDYGLNQIRPDIISVEPIAQQGNPIEIVNEFGGIDEFKRAIEELQTLLYAA
- a CDS encoding CAP domain-containing protein, which codes for MIKEAFVGFCSQKTTINGITCRILMVMLLWWFSGSGVMAQSISLKKAPAAARLSIDDPATQIDPTDFDALRLERLIEEEVNRIRRQKNKPELYNDGLLQEAAYIQAAYCAEQRKLTHSQRSKRYDTLGERVVTAGGTEDDYQLLGENLAFNGFTILTEGKRITLIAPTYEEIAKEMVAGWMDSKGHRENLLNKKFTHAGISVVYDDALKGIVGAQVFGKPILPNEP